From one Orcinus orca chromosome 10, mOrcOrc1.1, whole genome shotgun sequence genomic stretch:
- the RAD54L2 gene encoding helicase ARIP4 isoform X1, with amino-acid sequence MSDESASGSDPDLDPDVELEDAEEEEEEEEEVAVEEHGRGDEEDLLDALANLENHDSTFCLYDFNYYPSLEDMCGTECAPLGEDGQRPPRCTSTTSSQSEPSEQLRHHQGKSLASEDPKKKRAQKPSHMRRNIRKLLREDQLEPVTKAAQQEELERRKRLEQQRKDYAAPIPTVPLEFLPEEIVLRASDGPQLPPRVLTQEVICLDSSSGSEDEKSSRDEVIELSSGEEDTLHIVDSSESVSEEDEEEEKGGTHVNDVLNQRDALGRVLVNLNHPPEEENVFLAPQLARAVKPHQIGGIRFLYDNLVESLERFKTSSGFGCILAHSMGLGKTLQVISFIDVLFRHTPAKTVLAIVPVNTLQNWLAEFNMWLPAPEALPADNKPEEVQPRFFKVHILNDEHKTMAARAKVMADWVSEGGVLLMGYEMYRLLTLKKSFATGRPKKTKKRSHPVIIDLDEEDRQQEFRREFEKALCRPGPDVVICDEGHRIKNCQASTSQALKNIRSRRRVVLTGYPLQNNLIEYWCMVDFVRPDFLGTRQEFSNMFERPILNGQCIDSTPQDVRLMRYRSHVLHSLLEGFVQRRGHTVLKIHLPAKEENVILVRLSKIQRDLYTQFMDRFRDCGSSGWLGLNPLKAFCVCCKIWNHPDVLYEALQKENLANEQDLDVEELGSSATSARCPSQGTKGKSEDNASMGEATNSKFLQGVGFNPFQERGNNIVTYEWAKDLLTNYQTGVLENSPKMVLLFHLIEESVKLGDKILVFSQSLSTLALIEEFLGKREAPCLPGAEGQGVQKWVRNVSYFRLDGSTPAFERERLINQFNDPSNLTTWLFLLSTRAGCLGVNLIGANRVVVFDASWNPCHDAQAVCRVYRYGQKKPCHIYRLVADFTLEKKIYDRQISKQGMSDRVVDDLNPMLNFTRKEVENLLHFVEKEPAPQASLNIKGIKEPVLQLACLKYPHLITKEPFEHESLLLNRKDHKLTKAEKKAAKKSYEEDKRTSVPYTRPSYAQYYPASDQSLTSIPAFSQRNWQPTLKSDEKPVASVRPVQSTPIPMMPRHVPLGGSVSSASSTNPAMNFPINYLQRAGVLVQKVVTTTDIVIPGLNSSTDVQARINAGESIHIIRGTKGTYIRTSDGRIFAVRATGKPKAPEDGQMAASGSQGPSLESTSNGRHSASSPKAPDPEGLARPVSPDSPEIISELQQYADVAAARESRQSSPSSNAALPGPPAQLVDSSAVPGTALGTEPRHGGHCLNSSLLVTGQPCGDRHPVLDLRGHKRKLATPPAAQESARRRSRKGHLPAPVQPYEHGYPVSGGFAMPPVSLNHNLTPPFTSQAGENSLFMGSTPSYYQLSNLLADARLVFPVTTDPLVPAGPVSSSSTATSVTASNPSFMLNPSVPGILPSYSLPFSQPLLSEPRMFAPFPSPVLPSNLSRGMSVYPGYISPHAGYPAGGLLRSQVPPFDSHEVAEVGFSSNDDEDKDDDVIEVTGK; translated from the exons CCCTTGCGAACCTTGAGAACCACGATTCtacattctgtctctatgattttaacTACt ACCCATCCCTGGAAGACATGTGTGGCACTGAGTGTGCCCCGCTGGGGGAAGATGGGCAGCGGCCACCGCGGTGCACTTCAACTACCTCATCTCAGTCTGAGCCTTCAGAGCAGCTTAGGCACCACCAAGGCAAGAGCCTTGCCTCCGAGGACCCCAAAAAGAAGAGAGCTCAGAAGCCCTCCCACATGAGGAGAAACATACG caAGCTGCTCCGGGAGGATCAGTTGGAGCCAGTTACCAAAGCAGCACAACAGGaagaattggaaagaagaaaacgCCTGGAACAGCAGAGGAAGGATTACGCAGCCCCCATTCCCACCGTTCCCCTGGAGTTCCTTCCCG aggaaATTGTCTTAAGAGCAAGTGATGGACCCCAACTGCCTCCTCGGGTCTTGACCCAGGAAGTGATTTGTTTGGACAGTAGCAGTGGCAGTGAGGATGAAAAAAGCAGTCGAGATG AGGTGATTGAATTGAGCTCTGGAGAGGAGGACACTCTGCACATTGTGGACAGCAGTGAGTCTGTCAGTGAGGAggatgaggaagaggagaaaggaggcaCCCATGTGAATGACGTCTTAAACCAGCGCGATGCTCTGGGGCGGGTCCTTGTCAACTTGAACCACCCTCCGGAGGAGGAGAATGTCTTCCTGGCCCCGCAGTTGGCACGGGCAGTGAAACCGCATCAG ATTGGTGGGATCCGGTTCCTGTATGATAACCTGGTTGAGTCCTTGGAGCGATTTAAGACCAGTAGTGGCTTTGGCTGTATCCTGGCCCACAGCATGGGACTGGGGAAAACTTTGCAAGTGATCTCCTTCATCGATGTCCTCTTCCGCCACACGCCAGCCAAAACCGTCCTTGCCATTGTGCCG GTTAATACTCTTCAGAACTGGCTGGCAGAGTTCAACATGTGGCTCCCAGCTCCTGAAGCCCTTCCAGCTGACAACAAGCCTGAAGAAGTCCAGCCTCGGTTCTTTAAAGTTCACATCTTGAATGATGAGCACAA GACAATGGCAGCTCGTGCTAAAGTGATGGCTGATTGGGTGTCAGAGGGTGGGGTGCTGCTGATGGGGTACGAAATGTACAGACTCCTCACCCTGAAGAAATCCTTTGCCACAGGTAGACCGAAGAAAACCAAGAAACGTTCTCACCCGGTCATCATTGATCTGGATGAGGAAGATCGACAGCAGGAGTTTCGAAGAG AGTTTGAGAAGGCCTTATGCCGCCCTGGCCCTGATGTGGTAATCTGTGACGAGGGACACCGCATCAAAAACTGCCAGGCCAGCACCTCACAGGCCCTGAAGAACATTCGCTCTCGCCGCCGGGTGGTGCTGACTGGATACCCCCTGCAGAACAACCTCATCGAGTACTGGTGCATGGTGGACTTTGTGCGCCCAGACTTCCTTGGCACCCGGCAGGAGTTCAGCAACATGTTTGAGCGCCCCATCCTGAATGGACAGTGTATTGACAGCACGCCTCAGGATGTCCGCCTCATGCGGTACCGGAGCCATGTCCTGCACAGCCTCCTGGAGGGCTTTGTGCAGAG GAGAGGCCACACTGTGCTGAAGATTCATCTCCCTgccaaggaagaaaatgtgaTCCTGGTGCGACTCTCTAAGATCCAGCGAGATTTGTATACACAGTTCATGGACCGCTTCCGGGACTGTGGTAGCAGCGGCTGGCTGGGGCTGAACCCTCTCAAGGCTTTCTGTGTCTGCTGCAAG ATCTGGAATCACCCCGACGTGCTGTACGAAGCCCTTCAGAAGGAGAACCTGGCCAATGAGCAAGACTTAGACGTGGAAGAGCTTGGTTCATCAGCGACTAGTGCCCGCTGCCCTTCACAGGGAACAAAAGGCAAGAGTGAGGACAACGCCTCAATGGGAGAGGCGACCAATAGCAAGTTCCTACAAGGGGTCGGCTTTAACCCTTTCCAGGAGCGAGGCAACAACATTGTCACATATGAATGG GCCAAGGACCTTTTGACTAATTACCAGACTGGTGTCTTAGAGAACTCTCCCAAGATGGTACTGCTTTTCCACCTGATTGAGGAAAGTGTGAAGCTTGGAGACAAGATCCTTGTGTTCAG CCAGAGCCTTTCCACCTTGGCTTTAATCGAGGAGTTCCTAGGCAAACGAGAAGCGCCCTGTCTACCTGGTGCTGAGGGGCAAGGAGTACAGAAGTGGGTTCGAAACGTCAGCTACTTCC GGCTAGATGGTAGCACCCCTGCCTTTGAGAGGGAGCGGCTCATTAATCAGTTCAATGATCCCAGCAACCTCACCACCTGGCTGTTCCTTCTCTCCACAAG GGCTGGGTGCTTGGGCGTGAATCTGATTGGTGCCAACCGAGTGGTGGTGTTTGATGCTTCCTGGAACCCTTGCCATGATGCTCAGGCAGTATGTCGGGTATACCGTTACGGCCAGAAAAAGCCCTGTCACATCTATCGCCTTGTGGCTGATTTCACCCTCGAAAAGAAGATCTATGACCGTCAGATTTCCAAGCAGGGCATGTCAG ATAGGGTCGTGGATGATCTCAATCCAATGCTGAACTTTACTCGAAAGGAGGTGGAGAACCTACTGCACTTTGTTGAGAAGGAGCCAGCTCCCCAAGCATCCTTGAACATAAAGGGGATCAAGGAGCCAGTCCTGCAACTTGCCTGTCTGAAATACCCTCACCTCATCACCAAG GAGCCTTTTGAGCATGAGTCATTGCTCCTTAACCGAAAGGATCACAAGCTGACCAAAGCTGAGaaaaaagcagcaaagaaaaGCTACGAGGAAGACAAACGTACATCGGTCCCCTACACCCGCCCATCATATGCTCAGTATTACCCCGCCAGTGACCAGAGCCTGACCAGCATCCCTGCCTTCAGTCAGAGAAACTG gCAGCCAACACTGAAGAGTGATGAGAAGCCTGTGGCCAGTGTTCGTCCTGTACAGTCCACCCCAATCCCCATGATGCCACGGCATGTCCCACTGGGAGGTAGTGTAAGCTCTGCCTCCAGCACAAATCCAGCTATGAACTTCCCAATCAACTACCTGCAACGTGCGGGAGTCCTTGTGCAGAAGGTGGTCACCACAACAG ATATTGTTATTCCTGGACTCAACAGCTCCACAGACGTACAGGCAAGAATTAATGCTGGTGAGAGCATCCACATCATCCGTGGGACAAAAG GGACATACATCCGTACCAGTGATGGGCGAATCTTTGCTGTCCGGGCGACTGGCAAACCAAAGGCCCCTGAAGATGGTCAGATGGCTGCCTCAG GTTCCCAGGGGCCTTCTCTCGAGTCTACAAGCAACGGCAGACACAGTGCCTCATCACCCAAAGCCCCCGACCCTGAGGGGCTGGCCAGGCCTGTCTCTCCAGACAGCCCGGAGATCATCAGTGAGCTCCAGCAGTATGCAGATGTGGCTGCTGCCCGGGAATCCCGTCAGAGCTCCCCAAGCTCCAATGCTGCCCTGCCTGGCCCCCCAGCTCAACTTGTGGACAGCAGTGCTGTTCCTGGGACAGCTCTTGGGACTGAACCTAGACATGGGGGTCATTGCCTCAATAGTTCCCTCTTGGTGACCGGCCAGCCCTGTGGTGACAGGCACCCAGTGTTGGACTTAAGGGGCCACAAGCGAAAGTTGGCCACACCACCTGCTGCCCAGGAGTCAGCCCGCCGGCGGTCCAGGAAGGGCCATCTGCCAGCCCCCGTGCAGCCGTATGAACACGGGTATCCAGTTTCTGGCGGGTTTGCCATGCCACCCGTCTCCTTAAACCATAACCTCACCCCACCCTTCACCTCCCAGGCTGGGGAGAATTCCCTGTTTATGGGCAGTACCCCCTCCTACTACCAGCTGTCCAATTTGCTGGCAGATGCCCGCCTGGTGTTTCCAGTGACTACTGACCCTCTGGTGCCAGCAGGCCCCGTCAGTTCCTCTTCCACGGCTACCTCAGTCACTGCCAGCAACCCCTCCTTCATGCTCAACCCCTCTGTACCAGGGATACTACCCAGCTACTCACTCCCATTCTCACAGCCACTCCTGTCCGAGCCGAGGATGTTTGCGCCTTTTCCTTCCCCTGTCTTGCCCAGCAACCTTTCACGGGGCATGTCTGTCTACCCAGGCTACATATCCCCACATGCAGGCTACCCAGCTGGCGGCCTTCTCCGGTCCCAGGTGCCTCCATTTGACTCTCATGAGGTTGCTGAGGTGGGGTTCAGCTCCAATGATGATGAGGATAAGGACGATGATGTAATAGAGGTCACTGGGAAATAG
- the RAD54L2 gene encoding helicase ARIP4 isoform X2, translating to MSDESASGSDPDLDPDVELEDAEEEEEEEEEVAVEEHGRGDEEDLLDDPSLEDMCGTECAPLGEDGQRPPRCTSTTSSQSEPSEQLRHHQGKSLASEDPKKKRAQKPSHMRRNIRKLLREDQLEPVTKAAQQEELERRKRLEQQRKDYAAPIPTVPLEFLPEEIVLRASDGPQLPPRVLTQEVICLDSSSGSEDEKSSRDEVIELSSGEEDTLHIVDSSESVSEEDEEEEKGGTHVNDVLNQRDALGRVLVNLNHPPEEENVFLAPQLARAVKPHQIGGIRFLYDNLVESLERFKTSSGFGCILAHSMGLGKTLQVISFIDVLFRHTPAKTVLAIVPVNTLQNWLAEFNMWLPAPEALPADNKPEEVQPRFFKVHILNDEHKTMAARAKVMADWVSEGGVLLMGYEMYRLLTLKKSFATGRPKKTKKRSHPVIIDLDEEDRQQEFRREFEKALCRPGPDVVICDEGHRIKNCQASTSQALKNIRSRRRVVLTGYPLQNNLIEYWCMVDFVRPDFLGTRQEFSNMFERPILNGQCIDSTPQDVRLMRYRSHVLHSLLEGFVQRRGHTVLKIHLPAKEENVILVRLSKIQRDLYTQFMDRFRDCGSSGWLGLNPLKAFCVCCKIWNHPDVLYEALQKENLANEQDLDVEELGSSATSARCPSQGTKGKSEDNASMGEATNSKFLQGVGFNPFQERGNNIVTYEWAKDLLTNYQTGVLENSPKMVLLFHLIEESVKLGDKILVFSQSLSTLALIEEFLGKREAPCLPGAEGQGVQKWVRNVSYFRLDGSTPAFERERLINQFNDPSNLTTWLFLLSTRAGCLGVNLIGANRVVVFDASWNPCHDAQAVCRVYRYGQKKPCHIYRLVADFTLEKKIYDRQISKQGMSDRVVDDLNPMLNFTRKEVENLLHFVEKEPAPQASLNIKGIKEPVLQLACLKYPHLITKEPFEHESLLLNRKDHKLTKAEKKAAKKSYEEDKRTSVPYTRPSYAQYYPASDQSLTSIPAFSQRNWQPTLKSDEKPVASVRPVQSTPIPMMPRHVPLGGSVSSASSTNPAMNFPINYLQRAGVLVQKVVTTTDIVIPGLNSSTDVQARINAGESIHIIRGTKGTYIRTSDGRIFAVRATGKPKAPEDGQMAASGSQGPSLESTSNGRHSASSPKAPDPEGLARPVSPDSPEIISELQQYADVAAARESRQSSPSSNAALPGPPAQLVDSSAVPGTALGTEPRHGGHCLNSSLLVTGQPCGDRHPVLDLRGHKRKLATPPAAQESARRRSRKGHLPAPVQPYEHGYPVSGGFAMPPVSLNHNLTPPFTSQAGENSLFMGSTPSYYQLSNLLADARLVFPVTTDPLVPAGPVSSSSTATSVTASNPSFMLNPSVPGILPSYSLPFSQPLLSEPRMFAPFPSPVLPSNLSRGMSVYPGYISPHAGYPAGGLLRSQVPPFDSHEVAEVGFSSNDDEDKDDDVIEVTGK from the exons ACCCATCCCTGGAAGACATGTGTGGCACTGAGTGTGCCCCGCTGGGGGAAGATGGGCAGCGGCCACCGCGGTGCACTTCAACTACCTCATCTCAGTCTGAGCCTTCAGAGCAGCTTAGGCACCACCAAGGCAAGAGCCTTGCCTCCGAGGACCCCAAAAAGAAGAGAGCTCAGAAGCCCTCCCACATGAGGAGAAACATACG caAGCTGCTCCGGGAGGATCAGTTGGAGCCAGTTACCAAAGCAGCACAACAGGaagaattggaaagaagaaaacgCCTGGAACAGCAGAGGAAGGATTACGCAGCCCCCATTCCCACCGTTCCCCTGGAGTTCCTTCCCG aggaaATTGTCTTAAGAGCAAGTGATGGACCCCAACTGCCTCCTCGGGTCTTGACCCAGGAAGTGATTTGTTTGGACAGTAGCAGTGGCAGTGAGGATGAAAAAAGCAGTCGAGATG AGGTGATTGAATTGAGCTCTGGAGAGGAGGACACTCTGCACATTGTGGACAGCAGTGAGTCTGTCAGTGAGGAggatgaggaagaggagaaaggaggcaCCCATGTGAATGACGTCTTAAACCAGCGCGATGCTCTGGGGCGGGTCCTTGTCAACTTGAACCACCCTCCGGAGGAGGAGAATGTCTTCCTGGCCCCGCAGTTGGCACGGGCAGTGAAACCGCATCAG ATTGGTGGGATCCGGTTCCTGTATGATAACCTGGTTGAGTCCTTGGAGCGATTTAAGACCAGTAGTGGCTTTGGCTGTATCCTGGCCCACAGCATGGGACTGGGGAAAACTTTGCAAGTGATCTCCTTCATCGATGTCCTCTTCCGCCACACGCCAGCCAAAACCGTCCTTGCCATTGTGCCG GTTAATACTCTTCAGAACTGGCTGGCAGAGTTCAACATGTGGCTCCCAGCTCCTGAAGCCCTTCCAGCTGACAACAAGCCTGAAGAAGTCCAGCCTCGGTTCTTTAAAGTTCACATCTTGAATGATGAGCACAA GACAATGGCAGCTCGTGCTAAAGTGATGGCTGATTGGGTGTCAGAGGGTGGGGTGCTGCTGATGGGGTACGAAATGTACAGACTCCTCACCCTGAAGAAATCCTTTGCCACAGGTAGACCGAAGAAAACCAAGAAACGTTCTCACCCGGTCATCATTGATCTGGATGAGGAAGATCGACAGCAGGAGTTTCGAAGAG AGTTTGAGAAGGCCTTATGCCGCCCTGGCCCTGATGTGGTAATCTGTGACGAGGGACACCGCATCAAAAACTGCCAGGCCAGCACCTCACAGGCCCTGAAGAACATTCGCTCTCGCCGCCGGGTGGTGCTGACTGGATACCCCCTGCAGAACAACCTCATCGAGTACTGGTGCATGGTGGACTTTGTGCGCCCAGACTTCCTTGGCACCCGGCAGGAGTTCAGCAACATGTTTGAGCGCCCCATCCTGAATGGACAGTGTATTGACAGCACGCCTCAGGATGTCCGCCTCATGCGGTACCGGAGCCATGTCCTGCACAGCCTCCTGGAGGGCTTTGTGCAGAG GAGAGGCCACACTGTGCTGAAGATTCATCTCCCTgccaaggaagaaaatgtgaTCCTGGTGCGACTCTCTAAGATCCAGCGAGATTTGTATACACAGTTCATGGACCGCTTCCGGGACTGTGGTAGCAGCGGCTGGCTGGGGCTGAACCCTCTCAAGGCTTTCTGTGTCTGCTGCAAG ATCTGGAATCACCCCGACGTGCTGTACGAAGCCCTTCAGAAGGAGAACCTGGCCAATGAGCAAGACTTAGACGTGGAAGAGCTTGGTTCATCAGCGACTAGTGCCCGCTGCCCTTCACAGGGAACAAAAGGCAAGAGTGAGGACAACGCCTCAATGGGAGAGGCGACCAATAGCAAGTTCCTACAAGGGGTCGGCTTTAACCCTTTCCAGGAGCGAGGCAACAACATTGTCACATATGAATGG GCCAAGGACCTTTTGACTAATTACCAGACTGGTGTCTTAGAGAACTCTCCCAAGATGGTACTGCTTTTCCACCTGATTGAGGAAAGTGTGAAGCTTGGAGACAAGATCCTTGTGTTCAG CCAGAGCCTTTCCACCTTGGCTTTAATCGAGGAGTTCCTAGGCAAACGAGAAGCGCCCTGTCTACCTGGTGCTGAGGGGCAAGGAGTACAGAAGTGGGTTCGAAACGTCAGCTACTTCC GGCTAGATGGTAGCACCCCTGCCTTTGAGAGGGAGCGGCTCATTAATCAGTTCAATGATCCCAGCAACCTCACCACCTGGCTGTTCCTTCTCTCCACAAG GGCTGGGTGCTTGGGCGTGAATCTGATTGGTGCCAACCGAGTGGTGGTGTTTGATGCTTCCTGGAACCCTTGCCATGATGCTCAGGCAGTATGTCGGGTATACCGTTACGGCCAGAAAAAGCCCTGTCACATCTATCGCCTTGTGGCTGATTTCACCCTCGAAAAGAAGATCTATGACCGTCAGATTTCCAAGCAGGGCATGTCAG ATAGGGTCGTGGATGATCTCAATCCAATGCTGAACTTTACTCGAAAGGAGGTGGAGAACCTACTGCACTTTGTTGAGAAGGAGCCAGCTCCCCAAGCATCCTTGAACATAAAGGGGATCAAGGAGCCAGTCCTGCAACTTGCCTGTCTGAAATACCCTCACCTCATCACCAAG GAGCCTTTTGAGCATGAGTCATTGCTCCTTAACCGAAAGGATCACAAGCTGACCAAAGCTGAGaaaaaagcagcaaagaaaaGCTACGAGGAAGACAAACGTACATCGGTCCCCTACACCCGCCCATCATATGCTCAGTATTACCCCGCCAGTGACCAGAGCCTGACCAGCATCCCTGCCTTCAGTCAGAGAAACTG gCAGCCAACACTGAAGAGTGATGAGAAGCCTGTGGCCAGTGTTCGTCCTGTACAGTCCACCCCAATCCCCATGATGCCACGGCATGTCCCACTGGGAGGTAGTGTAAGCTCTGCCTCCAGCACAAATCCAGCTATGAACTTCCCAATCAACTACCTGCAACGTGCGGGAGTCCTTGTGCAGAAGGTGGTCACCACAACAG ATATTGTTATTCCTGGACTCAACAGCTCCACAGACGTACAGGCAAGAATTAATGCTGGTGAGAGCATCCACATCATCCGTGGGACAAAAG GGACATACATCCGTACCAGTGATGGGCGAATCTTTGCTGTCCGGGCGACTGGCAAACCAAAGGCCCCTGAAGATGGTCAGATGGCTGCCTCAG GTTCCCAGGGGCCTTCTCTCGAGTCTACAAGCAACGGCAGACACAGTGCCTCATCACCCAAAGCCCCCGACCCTGAGGGGCTGGCCAGGCCTGTCTCTCCAGACAGCCCGGAGATCATCAGTGAGCTCCAGCAGTATGCAGATGTGGCTGCTGCCCGGGAATCCCGTCAGAGCTCCCCAAGCTCCAATGCTGCCCTGCCTGGCCCCCCAGCTCAACTTGTGGACAGCAGTGCTGTTCCTGGGACAGCTCTTGGGACTGAACCTAGACATGGGGGTCATTGCCTCAATAGTTCCCTCTTGGTGACCGGCCAGCCCTGTGGTGACAGGCACCCAGTGTTGGACTTAAGGGGCCACAAGCGAAAGTTGGCCACACCACCTGCTGCCCAGGAGTCAGCCCGCCGGCGGTCCAGGAAGGGCCATCTGCCAGCCCCCGTGCAGCCGTATGAACACGGGTATCCAGTTTCTGGCGGGTTTGCCATGCCACCCGTCTCCTTAAACCATAACCTCACCCCACCCTTCACCTCCCAGGCTGGGGAGAATTCCCTGTTTATGGGCAGTACCCCCTCCTACTACCAGCTGTCCAATTTGCTGGCAGATGCCCGCCTGGTGTTTCCAGTGACTACTGACCCTCTGGTGCCAGCAGGCCCCGTCAGTTCCTCTTCCACGGCTACCTCAGTCACTGCCAGCAACCCCTCCTTCATGCTCAACCCCTCTGTACCAGGGATACTACCCAGCTACTCACTCCCATTCTCACAGCCACTCCTGTCCGAGCCGAGGATGTTTGCGCCTTTTCCTTCCCCTGTCTTGCCCAGCAACCTTTCACGGGGCATGTCTGTCTACCCAGGCTACATATCCCCACATGCAGGCTACCCAGCTGGCGGCCTTCTCCGGTCCCAGGTGCCTCCATTTGACTCTCATGAGGTTGCTGAGGTGGGGTTCAGCTCCAATGATGATGAGGATAAGGACGATGATGTAATAGAGGTCACTGGGAAATAG